The following proteins come from a genomic window of unidentified bacterial endosymbiont:
- the zipA gene encoding cell division protein ZipA, whose protein sequence is MSRLRVRGGFSRRQQWLMLIYSDFIKKPLLSLIQRIMSARQVNQSSGNDSADQRLVRRVQEPTFAPLQSASLEWVASSRVTAEIQQSVLPEPPALMGLESSHRQAESSVDQVTTEPSDKADDEPLLLLYVMAHQRDRLYGEPLLRSLLQLGFRYGERAVFHRHLNPLASGPILFSVVNMVKPGTFNPSSMSEFTTPGVALCMTIPAYGDALQNFKLMLQAAQRLADDVSGVVLDSDRHLLTLETRKQYTARIRRLLAKAS, encoded by the coding sequence ATGAGTCGCTTACGAGTGCGAGGCGGGTTTAGCCGCCGCCAGCAATGGCTGATGCTGATCTATAGTGATTTCATTAAAAAACCGTTGTTGTCATTGATTCAACGGATAATGTCGGCACGTCAGGTCAACCAGAGCAGTGGCAATGATTCAGCTGATCAACGGCTTGTTCGTCGTGTGCAGGAGCCCACCTTTGCACCGCTGCAGAGCGCTTCCTTAGAGTGGGTAGCCTCATCACGGGTGACTGCAGAGATCCAACAGAGCGTCTTGCCAGAGCCGCCCGCTTTGATGGGCCTGGAATCGTCCCACAGACAGGCTGAATCTTCGGTTGATCAGGTGACAACGGAACCAAGCGATAAGGCAGATGACGAGCCACTATTACTCTTGTATGTCATGGCCCACCAGCGGGATCGACTCTATGGAGAGCCGCTACTTCGTAGCTTATTACAACTGGGTTTCCGCTATGGTGAACGGGCGGTTTTCCATCGACACCTGAACCCACTGGCCAGCGGACCTATTCTATTTAGCGTAGTGAACATGGTGAAACCGGGTACGTTTAACCCGAGCAGCATGAGTGAATTTACAACGCCTGGTGTGGCCCTGTGCATGACTATCCCGGCTTATGGGGATGCGCTGCAAAATTTTAAACTGATGTTACAGGCAGCACAACGGCTAGCGGATGATGTCAGTGGGGTCGTTCTGGATAGTGATCGCCACCTGTTGACCCTAGAAACCAGAAAACAGTATACAGCCCGGATCCGTCGCCTGCTGGCTAAAGCCTCTTAA
- the ligA gene encoding NAD-dependent DNA ligase LigA, with protein sequence MKDVFHQLAQLRQQLQQAAYEYFVLDAPTLPDAEYDRLMVALQQLEQAHPHLITPDSPTQRVGGAAQSAFATIQHTLPMLSLENLFTETDCLAFLQRLQTALQCEQPLMLCGELKLDGVAVSLRYEAGLLVQAATRGDGVTGEAITHNVRTIRAIPLRLQGDSLPEVLEVRGEIFMTEAGFAQLNAQAEQRGEKRFANPRNAAAGSLRQLDPAITARRPLTFLCYGLGSVQGGQLPTSHWGCLQQFKQWGLPVSDWSQRLCGAEAVLHYYQQISQQRFDLGFAIDGIVIKVDELGLQQQLGARARAPRWAAAYKFAAQEELTLLREVTFQVGRTGVITPVAQLEPVAVAGVWIRHATLHNADEINRLQIHQGDTVIVRRAGEVIPQVVSVIAERRPAGARAIRYPDHCPACHSGLERLPGKAAIRCCGGLICPAQRKESLKHFASRRALDIEGLGEQLIEQLVDQQLVQTAADLFRLSLEQLIPLARMGRRSAEKLLAALEKAKQTTFPRFLFALGIPLVGERTALHLANHFGSLAALQSADLQQLIAVPEVGEGVANHLDHFLQEPHNQKVLAELLSPEIGVRWPDPLVEDQIVDHPLKGQRFVLTGTLHSLTRQQAKERLLALGAEVSETLSRSTHWLVVGQQPGSKLAKAQRLNIPIVDEQALLNWFNSHPSEGNKHESR encoded by the coding sequence ATGAAAGATGTCTTCCACCAGCTAGCACAGCTACGCCAGCAGCTGCAGCAAGCGGCTTATGAGTACTTCGTATTAGATGCGCCGACCCTACCAGATGCTGAATATGATCGCTTAATGGTGGCGCTACAACAGCTGGAACAAGCACACCCCCATTTGATCACGCCAGACTCGCCGACCCAACGGGTGGGTGGGGCAGCGCAGTCTGCATTTGCCACGATCCAGCACACCCTTCCCATGCTCTCTTTAGAGAATCTATTCACTGAAACCGACTGTTTGGCTTTTCTACAGCGACTACAAACGGCACTCCAGTGTGAGCAACCGCTGATGCTCTGTGGGGAGTTAAAACTAGATGGGGTGGCGGTGAGTTTACGCTATGAAGCGGGGCTATTGGTACAGGCCGCCACGCGAGGAGATGGTGTGACGGGTGAGGCTATCACCCACAACGTGCGCACGATACGGGCGATTCCTTTACGCTTACAGGGTGACTCTCTCCCTGAGGTATTAGAGGTGCGTGGTGAAATCTTCATGACAGAGGCGGGGTTTGCCCAACTCAATGCCCAGGCGGAGCAGCGCGGTGAAAAACGATTCGCTAATCCGCGTAATGCGGCTGCAGGCTCGCTACGGCAGTTAGATCCCGCTATCACTGCTAGACGGCCCCTAACCTTTTTATGCTACGGCTTGGGGAGTGTGCAGGGGGGCCAGCTGCCTACCAGTCACTGGGGCTGCTTACAGCAATTCAAACAGTGGGGCTTGCCAGTGAGTGATTGGAGCCAACGACTGTGTGGCGCAGAGGCGGTGTTGCACTACTATCAGCAGATCAGCCAACAGCGCTTCGACTTAGGGTTTGCTATCGATGGGATTGTGATTAAAGTTGATGAGCTCGGTTTGCAGCAGCAGTTGGGCGCTCGGGCTCGTGCACCCCGTTGGGCGGCGGCTTACAAATTTGCCGCCCAAGAGGAGCTGACTCTATTGCGGGAGGTCACTTTTCAAGTGGGGCGTACTGGTGTGATTACGCCGGTGGCTCAGCTGGAGCCGGTGGCGGTTGCTGGCGTGTGGATTCGCCACGCCACGCTGCATAATGCCGATGAGATCAATCGACTACAGATACATCAGGGGGATACGGTGATTGTCCGCCGAGCCGGTGAGGTCATTCCGCAGGTGGTCAGTGTGATCGCTGAGCGGCGTCCAGCCGGGGCACGAGCTATCCGCTATCCTGATCACTGTCCAGCCTGTCATAGCGGGTTAGAGCGGTTGCCTGGCAAAGCCGCTATCCGTTGTTGTGGGGGGTTGATCTGTCCAGCCCAGCGTAAAGAGTCCTTGAAGCATTTTGCCTCCCGGCGGGCATTAGATATTGAGGGGCTAGGGGAGCAGCTGATTGAACAGCTGGTGGATCAACAGTTAGTCCAGACTGCTGCCGATCTATTTCGTTTATCCCTAGAGCAGTTAATCCCGTTAGCACGGATGGGACGCCGATCAGCGGAGAAGCTGTTGGCAGCATTGGAAAAAGCCAAACAGACCACCTTTCCCCGTTTTTTGTTTGCCTTGGGGATCCCGCTAGTGGGAGAGCGTACGGCCCTGCATCTGGCCAACCATTTCGGGAGCTTAGCAGCGTTACAATCCGCTGATTTGCAGCAGCTGATAGCTGTTCCCGAGGTGGGTGAAGGGGTGGCCAACCACCTGGATCACTTTTTACAAGAACCGCATAACCAGAAGGTTCTCGCAGAGCTGCTGTCACCGGAGATTGGGGTGCGGTGGCCCGATCCACTGGTAGAGGATCAGATTGTGGATCATCCCTTAAAGGGGCAACGGTTCGTACTGACCGGCACTTTGCACAGCTTAACCCGCCAACAGGCGAAAGAGCGTCTGCTGGCATTAGGCGCCGAAGTGAGTGAGACCCTATCACGGAGCACCCATTGGTTGGTCGTGGGTCAGCAACCTGGCAGTAAGTTAGCAAAAGCGCAGCGTCTAAATATCCCGATAGTTGATGAGCAGGCGCTTCTCAACTGGTTCAATAGTCACCCCAGTGAAGGAAATAAGCATGAATCAAGATAA
- a CDS encoding GNAT family N-acetyltransferase: protein MNQDKAPLSVSQKPHDGRRETICVSDAITLEVIQPSMASELFDLIQCNQERLSHFLAWPKQVMSVEDTQAFIRQQSADHHRGVSKTYTIIVQGRVSGIISFNAIDSAHQTTTIGYWIDGPLEGKGVVSAALNKLIEIYSQRGILRKFIINCSVTNRKSNALALRNGFHFTEVIKQAEQMTGEVIDHNSYAKVIEGL from the coding sequence ATGAATCAAGATAAAGCCCCCTTGAGTGTGAGTCAAAAACCCCACGATGGCCGCCGCGAAACGATTTGTGTAAGTGACGCTATTACACTTGAAGTGATTCAGCCATCGATGGCCAGTGAATTATTTGACCTTATACAATGCAATCAAGAGAGGCTCTCCCATTTTCTAGCGTGGCCTAAACAGGTTATGAGCGTAGAGGATACCCAGGCCTTTATCCGTCAACAATCTGCGGATCATCACCGTGGCGTGAGTAAAACGTATACGATTATCGTTCAAGGCCGAGTCTCCGGCATCATCTCTTTCAATGCGATAGACTCCGCTCATCAAACCACCACGATTGGTTATTGGATCGATGGCCCTCTAGAGGGGAAAGGCGTTGTTTCAGCGGCCTTAAATAAGCTGATTGAAATCTACTCTCAACGGGGGATCCTTCGGAAATTTATCATCAACTGTAGCGTCACCAACCGGAAAAGCAATGCGCTAGCGCTACGCAATGGTTTTCATTTTACAGAGGTTATCAAACAAGCTGAGCAGATGACTGGTGAAGTGATAGATCACAATAGTTATGCCAAAGTGATCGAGGGATTGTGA